The DNA region tcttctttccctccgtccctccctccctcttgtttttccttcctgccttcctcccatctggtatttttttttaaagtaggctctatgcccaacgtggggcttgaattcacaacccggagatcaagaatcacatgctctccGGACGGAGCCAgccatctattattttttatcagaaaaataaacactctagttaaaaaaaaacaaaacacaataggACTAAGAGGCTGGTAATGAAACCTAGCAGTCTCCAGTCCTGccctgagcccccagcccccagtccccccaccccctatccTGCGGCACAGAGGCAACGCCTTTGACTCCCGGTCGTTTAGACTCTTCTCGAGGTTATgcttatctttccatttcttgattttcaaTTTCATACATTATGTATTGATCTTCTCTCATGGCAGATGAAGATTTCTCCGTCTTATACTCCAACCCTCCGATTTtggcaaaatcaaaagtcagtgtTTACATGATTATAATTAAAGTATGGTTCACAGTGTATAATGCTTACAGTTCcgtaatttttctttgcttttcattaaGTTCATCACTGCCCACCCCTTCACCTTTTCCCCACTCCTTGTTTTCCTAGGAATTCTGCCCCGATCCCCCAAACCCCCATCTCCACCTGGTGCCATGTTCAGGTACGGTTCAGTGGGATTTTCTCCCGGGAGCTCCGTGCTCCTAGGCTGGCCACATGCTGTTGGCTGAGGACCTCCTTGCTGCTCCCGGCTGTGGCTTTCTGTGTCCAGGCTCCGGGGGGTGCCTCTTTCTCACTCTGTACTTTTGTTGAAGCAGAGCATGTGCTCCCAGAGTTTGCTGAGAAAGGGTGCTTGACAAGCAAACCCTTCCAGCCCTGGCATGGCTACAAATGTTTCCATTCCACTCTTACTCTTTATAGTTTGGGTGTGAATAGAATTCTAGGCTGAAATTCTAggctgaaatttattttccttctgaagtTGGAagttgtttttctgattttaacaaGTCTGGTGCCACCGAGTCGGGACTCTCCCGTGGCTTTCTCTCTGCGGGCTTTTGCCACCTTTTCCTTTGTCCCTGGCCTGGGTCTCTTCCGTTCATGTACTGAGCACTCAGAGGATGCCCTCGATCTGGAAAATTCGTGTCCTTCCATTCTGGAAAATTGTCCTGCATTGATTCCTTGGTCATTTCTTCCCTCctatgttctcttttctcttctggatCTCCTATTAATAGCATATTGcagcttctgtttgttttctaaatattgtatactttttttttttaattaacaagcACCCAactattaacttcttttttttaatttttttaatgttttttatttctttttgagagagagagagaaagagagagcacaagctggggaggggcagagagagagggagacacagaatccaaagacaggctccacgctctgagctgtcagcacagagcccgacatggggctcaaactcaggaaccgtgaggtcatgacttgaactgaagtcagacgcttaactgactgagccacccaggtgccccataagtgttgtaaacttttaagtaatctctatacccagcatgggctcaaactcacaaccccaagatcaagagtcacatgttttaccgacagagccagccaggcgcccttctcctgagttctttttcttctaccttctaGGAGATGTCCTTAACTCTAGGTTCCAACTCTTCAATTTCTctacaatttttttctcctgtatatatattttttacttccaaGAGCCTTTTCGGATTCTTTGATTATTATTCCTTTGTTTAGTGCCTCTACTACTTGCTTTATGGATGCGGAATTTTCTCTTATGCCCCCCGAGGGTATTAATTACAGaccaggttttttattttttatttttatttttttattaaaaaaaattttttttttccaacgtttatttatttttgggacagagagagacagagcatgaacgggggaggggcagagagagggggagacacagaatcggaaacaggctccaggctccgagccatcagcccagagcctgacgcggggctcgaactcacggaccgcgagatcgtgacctggctgaagtcggacgcttaaccgactgtgccactcaggcgccccagaccaggttttttaaaaaatgatgtctgttttctttgtgCTTGTTTGGTTTGGTCTGCATCCAGACTGGAGGTTTTCTTCAAAACCCCTAGAACACTTTGGCTCTTGGTTCAtggttgagggagagagacaggtggAGTGGCCTAGAGATTCAGTGTGCATAGCAGGGCTCGTGCTGGCCCACCCTTTCTAGATGGAAGTTCTGAGCTGGTTTCTCCCTGGGGCACTCCTGTAGACCGAATGCTTGTGTCCTTTCAAaaccatatgttgaaatcctaacccccaaagtgatggtgtttggaggtggggcctttgggaggtgattaggagATGGGGGTAGAGtcctcatgagtgggattagtcCCCCAAGGaaagagacgagagagagagagagagagagagagagagagacccctcCTCCTACCCACCACGTGTGGATACAGCGAAAAGATAGCCTTCaggaaccaggaagtgggccctcACCAAGCAGGGAATCTGGGGCCCTTTGATCTTGGACCTTCAGCCTCTAGCACTGTGAAGaacaagtttctgttgtttataagccaccagcctgtggtattttgtcatagcAACCCGGATGGACTAAGGCACCTCCGATGTCAGTATCtgaggtccttttttttttttttaagtttatttatttattttgagagagaaaggtgtgtgtggggggggggggtaagggcagagagaaagggagagagagaatcctaagcaggctccgtaaTCACAGTGAagcttgactcagggcttgagctcacggggctccaactcacaaactgtgagatcctgacctgagccaaaatcaggagtcagaggcttacccagctgagccacccaggcgcccctctgaggtCTTTCTCTGGGACCTTCTCTCTTGGACCTTGCCTGGCTGTGTCGCCTGGGGAGACGGGATGCAAAAAGTTTGACTTTTCCACGTACAGATTTCCAGCCAGTCCCCGCTGTTTGCAGTCCAGGATTCACCCCAGCGACCTCCCGGTCCTGAGACTGGGTCCTGGGGTGCATCAGTAAACCCCTTGGCTGGCTTTGAGGttgtatcttctctcattctgccAAGCCCTCTAATTTCCATCTTCAAAATCTGGTTGTCATTTCTCATCTGCTGTCCCTTCTCTTTGTCCTTGAGAATTCACGCTCCTCTGTTCCTTTGGTGTCTTTTAAGGGGCTTTGGAAGTGAGCAGACATCAATGTGTCAAAAGTGGtacttttttttagcattttgtgACGGTAATACATCGAAGGGACAGTTGTTGAGACTCTATTGGACAACTttagaggaaacagaaacaaaatgtgaGAAGGGGATGAAGGTGTGGCTGTGTGTCctgttccccttccccctccctgagCTCCCTACTCTGAGCCAAGCGTGGAAACGTGCTGGGCTCTGATGTCTTTAAAATGGAAGATGGCACTGAAGGTAAGGAAAGGCGTTTTGCTGGCTCTCCCTGGACTTGACCCCCTTCACTCCCGGTGACTCCCAGTGAGTCTGAACTGGGGAGGCTGCTTCCCGAGAGAAGGAGAACGACAGGGGAAAAATTCAGATGCCTGGCCCTTGACAGGAAGTTGAAGGGGAGGAGGCCTGCTCTGGGCCTCGGTGACTTCACCTGTGTTGTTATGAAAGCAGTCTGGAGAGGAATCGGGATAGAGTTACACCGGCTGCCGGACCTACTTCCCAGGACAAATCTTTCAGGAAAAGGGTTGGCCTGACACACAGCggggggccagagagaaaggaaagcctATGGTGTCTGCAGTTAGCAGGTGGGGGTCTGCCTCTTGGCTCTGTAAGtttcttgctgtgtgaccttgggcacaccacttcccctctcccagcctcagctttctcttttgtACCATGGGGATAATATTGCCCACCTCCTGCAggtgttgtgaggatgaaatggggCAGCTTAGCTCACTGCAGGTACTCAAACATTTCTTGTTAGTGTATTAAGTGTAATACCAGAGGCAGAAATGTCCCTGCCCTCCTATTCCTTTCCACAGCAGGTGTGAGACCAGCTTCCGGCTATGCTAACAGACTTCCCAAAGGAGCTGGGACTTGGGAAGagaccctccccctttcccttcctccagtGAGGAATGCCCAGGCCTTCCTGGTTATTCAGATCCCAGGGAGGAATGGATTTGAGTGTGCCGGGGCAGCCTCACTTCCACGTCTTTGGGGCCTGGTGCCCTAGCTATCACCCAGAAAGTCTAGAGGGGCAGATGGGAGCCCCTGGGTCCAGGAATGTTTATAGCCCCTCACAGCCTCCAACCTGCCCTGAACACTCCCTCCAATCTGGGGAGCAGGTTCAGAGTCAGGCTGGGAGCCTCACGAAACCAAAGAGATCCCTTTGTCCCAAGACACGGGGCCAAGAACTGTAAATCCCAAAGTCTTTCAGGCAGAAGCATGGGACCCAGCTCCCCTCCTGCTGCCTGCTGGAGGAGGGCCTCTAAATCACCCAGGACAGACATCCTCAAGGACACGTGGGTAGCAGTGGGGGCTGAGAAAGCCTGCAATCTAGTTAGAGGGGCCCATACCACACACAGGGTCACACAGACACATGTGTATGAACATGCACACAGTTGTTCATATTTAGTCCTCTTACACAACACCCTCTCCCACACAGGCCTGCTTCTTATGGGTGAGATCCGTGCCCCTGAAGcagcacacgtgcacacatacaacGCGTGTGCTCCTAGCTCCTATCTGCCTAAACTCAAGGCTTAAGGAAGGGTTTGGGGGCAGCACAGCGAATTTTGTAAAAACTGGGCTGCCTAAGAGCACATTCCAGAGGCCCTTCACACTCTTCCCACCCACGGTCTTCATCAGAGAAAGGAACGGCCCAGAGAGTAGGAAAACTCACTTAGCAGATAGGTGTTGAGTTTATGACTCCTTTCCCAGAGGTACAGAGACACAGCCTAGGCTGTTTTGGGGGAGAAGTCCCTTCCAAATATCAACAGCATCCCCCTGTCATGCCGTGCTATGACAGGAGCTCACAGCAGTAGCGATAATTTGAAAGATCCTGGAAGATGGTTTCAGGgtagagatgggggtggggcaggtcgTCGTGTTCCCATGGCAGCCTGTCTCATTGCCATGGCAACACGTTCGCCCTCCATTCAGTGGAGTCCTCGTTTCTGTAATGGGTGGAACGCTGTGGCGCTTCTCAGGATGGTGGTGGCCCCGTAGTCCTTCTGGGAAAGAGCATTTCCATCCTAGGCCAGGCAGGGTAGGAGCCTACAGAGGCTGTCGGAAAGGGCTGGCTTTTCTTGCTGGCAGAAGGGTGTGGATTTCCTGTCAGTTTCCCTACTGACAAGCCTCTACTTCTTACTACAGAAACCAACTCCCCAGCTGTTGGGGGTCCTCCAAGAAGGTCCCCATAGGGCAGACTGACCTTTCTCGATGTCCACCAGGGCTGACTCAGTTGGAAACCCTTCCCGGCATGAAGTGGGGGCCAGGTGCTGTCTGGAGACTGATTAGGCTCACCATTCATTGGCTGCAGGCCTTCAGTGAGTTATGTATCTTTCTGAACCTCAGGGTTCTCACCTGAAAGTGGGGATACTGCATGCCCAGTGCCCTCGGTGGTTACAAGGATGCAGAAAAGTGATACAGGTAGAGAACTGGGCACATCCAGGGCtttccctgggggagggggaggggtggcccaGGCCACTCTTGCATGCAGACTTCAGTGCCTTGAGGCTGAGCGCCCCAGCAgaggtctgggggggggggttgctggagTGATCTTTAAGCTTCAGTGGAAAGGGTAGTGGTTGGCATCATTTTCCAGATCAAGCTGTCCAACTGGCTGTAAACTTCCCTGGGAAAGGAGGAGGTGCTTCAGCCGTCTTCCCCTGGCCTAGATcagtgctactcaaagtgtgggcCATGGCTCGTGCCCCTCTGCGAAATGTTGTCACCTGCAGGCAATGAGCTAAGTCTAGGAATTAAGAGGACAGCTGCAGCAATCTTAATAGAAATTTGATGTTGCCGAAACACTGAAGCAGCAACCAGTTcggtttctctttatttttaaaatttaaaaatttttcagtgattcatcgcgtgtgtgtgtgtgttttaagtagtGATCTGCCCCAGACTGGGGAAAAACAATCTGGTTCTGCATATCTctagtttgaaaagcactgagCTTGATAAGACTAAAGTCATCTTAAAACCAGTAAAAATCCAATTGAGGAGCGAGGGAAAACTATCTAATCGGCGCTGCTTGCAAAAATTAGCCACAAATCACACTCAGGATGTTTGGGCAgcatttcctttattgtttcaGGACAGAAGCCCCAGTCCCCCTCCCACTGCcctaccctccaccccccacccccagctcagacGCCTAGTCTGGAGTTTGAAATTCATGCCCCGGCCCTCATCCCGCACCTGGCGCTCAGCCAAGCGCAGCGCCCCCCGCGGACGCTTCCGGGAGGCGCGGTCTGCCGCTTCCCGTAGCGCAGGCCGAAGGAGTTCCAGTTGTAGGCGGACAGGTCCTTCTCCCGCTGAACCAGCACCGCGCCCCGCGGGGCGGGGATCAGGCGGCTGCGGGGGGCGCACAGGCCTGGCCGCTGGGGCCCCGCGGCACTCTCGGGAGGAGGGCACAGCGAGGCCCCCCGCGCGTTGGGTTGGGCCCCGGCGGTCTTTCTCTCCGCGCATCGCGGGCTCTGCTCCCACGGGGCCAGGAGGGCCTGGGATCCGAGCCGCTGGCCTAGGGCAGAACCACAGGGAGAGGTGGAGGTGAGGCCAGGAGAGAAGGCTTTGGAACACCTGCTCCCACCCCTAGCCTGTGCTTCCCTCTCGTAGTTCCTGGTCCCTTTTGTTCCTGAACCTCTAggaagcccagagcccaatgcagaccATCTTAGCCCCCCAGAGGGTTAGGTCACTGGCTCCTCTTTCAACATAGCTTTGGTTTCAAATGGTTGCCAGAATGATCTTAAATGTCTTTTGTATTAAATCACTTCCTTTTCGGAAGCAAACAGGGTAGAGCTTGGCAATAAGCCTGCAGTATTTGTTGGACACTCAAGTTGGGCATTTCTTGGCTCACTGCCTGGCCCtctgtcctgtctctgtctcaggctCCCCCACTGGACTGAGCTCCTTGGGGCGGGTGGGAGCCGTGTTCATTCAGTTGTCTGAGTGCTTGAAACAGCGATCTGCGCCTGCACGTAGTAGGGCTTCAAATGCTTGTTAAATATATAAGAGCAAATGAAGTCTGTAGTTAACAAAAACAAGGGTAGAGCTAAGACCACTGTGCCCCACACCTCTCCCCCAGTTAGTGTGACCCCCTAATAAGCTGCATAAGGGCTCAGTGAAGAATGAGAAATTATCTGGGTCACCTTCACCTgctcacccctgcctccccagatATAATCTCTTTCCTTCACACTGAGGGCTAACAAGGCTAATTAGGAAGGCACTTCACATGCAAGGCTTGTTAAATTCACTGTAATTTTTGGCAGTAAAATAGTGCAACTAGCTCTGAGTAGACAGGAACCCCAGCCAATTGTGGCACGAGATTAGTGGAAATGAGGCCTGGTGTGTGAGtgggtgtgttggggggggggggtagttggCTTTGAGCCCTGCTCCTCAATGCCTTGGCATACTTTGGAGGAGAGGAGTGTGGGCGTGGTTCAGAGTTAATGCTAATCTTCCTAGAAGGCCCCTCCCGCCTTGCTTAGGGCCtggctgaggcagggagggatgATGGCTTTCTTCCCAGTGACACCCATCATCCCTGCAGTAGGATTACTGCTCAGGCTACTGTGTGTGGCCTCACTTAGAGCCACTTGCCAAAAAGAGTCAACAGGTCAAGGTCCCTGGGGGGAAAGCAGTGAGGTTATTCTCTGGGGGAGCCTCCCTCACCCAGAAAGAACACGTGGATCCCAGGAGAGAAGACACTGTTGGCCAAGGGCACCCGGGCCATCTTCTCTTTGCTCTGGGATATCTTATGGGCGCAGTGATATCACACGTGTACAGGGGACGCTCCAAGTTCCATGGCTAGAGAACTACCGCAGGCCGGAGAGGCCAAGCCGCATCTCATGTGCCCAGGAAACTGACCACCAAGCAGTGTTAAACCCACAACTCCTGTTCTGGGGACTAGCTTGTGCTGCTCAGAGGCACGCTCTTGGCAGTTTCTGCACCTGCAGGGCTGTTGCAGCATTTGATTGACTTCTGGGGTTTTCTTTGCCTCTTTGGGCCTCCGTTTCTCCAGCTAATCAGTTGCACAGTGAACTCATAAGGTTGACAGATATTAACAACCTGTCCTTTTGcttaggtcttttttttccccccaaattcccCATACAGGGTCTGAGATCACTGATCAGAAAAGCTTGCATAGTACATTCCTTCCCAATGGATCTGCTCAGACAGGTGGTTGGCATAGAGCAGAGAACACACGTGAGGAGGAGCTCAGTGGTTGACCGGGGTCAGCCTCGGATGCCCATAACAGCAGTGAGACATCCCTTGCTTGCAAGATTGATGCGGCCCCTAAATGAATGGCATGTGCTAGTCTTAGGTTCTCATTAGAGGCAGCGTTTAAGTCACATTGATAGACTAGCTTTAATCTGAGAACCATGGTAACTCTTATTTTACGACAACTCAtgtgcaccccccaccccgtccccgccctgccccgcccttCTTCCCAGACCACGCATACCTGTAGATAGAGGATTCTCCACGGGTGCCACCTTTTCAAATGTCTCTCTGAAGGAGGTGGCACAGAGGAAGAGCATCAGCTGCCAAGAAACCAGCGAGTTCATCCTGGTGAGAAGACAGGACCTGACAGTGCCCTGAGGCTGAgatagaaggaaggaggggagactAGGTCAGGCGCAGGGCATGGGCAGGGTGCTGCCCAGTGTGAAGAGGAAAGCcctggaggcgggggggggggtcgtgtGTGGCACCCAGGAGGGAGGGGTGAAGCGAAGCAGGGCAAGGAGTTTCACTGAGTGGAGGGCACTGAGGTCCAGATATCCTCTGGAGCCTGGGAGCTCCCCGCTGGGTTCTGCAGAAACCCTCCACTTCCTGGGCCCAACTCTCCCGTTAGACTGCAACTTCCCAAACCTGGCCCAGTTCCCTCCTGCTGCAGCAgagactttcttcttttccttttccaagaagaaaagaaagaggcaatCATCTCATTATCTCTCATAACCCTTCGCAGACCTGAGGACTGTCATTAAATTGTCTTATTGCCTGTAatacagggaagagaaaaaacttTCCCTGATGTATCAGGTCGGTGCCACCTTTTTCTAGTCTTTGTGGGCTCCAAGAGGATATGCACTCAATTGACCTCGTGGTTTcggctgctggggtgggggctgcgtACCCCGACCCACACTTCACCCCCTTTGCCTTTACCCTctcagcctcccacccccaccccagctcttgCAGCCCCCAAGTTGAATTTCTGTTTGAAAAAGtcatgggggggggaggggcgcctgggttgctcagttgattaaacatccaactcttggtgtcagctcaagtcatgatcttatggtttgtgagattgagccctgcattgatgcagcttggagcctgcttgggattctgtctccctgtctctctgcccctcccctgcttgtgctctctttctcaaaataaatactcattaaaaaaaaaaaaaagtcatcagcaCTTTGGTATTGTCCAACAAGCATGATTAAAGACAAACTAATGGGGAGGCAGGTCAAAGGGATGGACAAAAAGTGTGTCCACTGGAGCCGCCGTGGTTCAGGGGggcaagtgggaggggcagggctaTCACTGGCGCCCATCAGCTGCTAAAGAATGGTTGCTTAGCATCGTCTACCCCTTTgttcttgcccccacccccacccccccaccctgcagccTCCAGGATCTGGACACAGGGCAGATAGGAAGACTCCTGAAATGGGATCaagaatgcctgggtggctcagttgagtgtccaatttcggctcaggtcatgatctcgcagttcatgaatttgagtcctacctcaggctctgtgctgacagctcagagcctggagcctgcttccgattctgtgtctccctgtctctctgccccttccccgctcatgctctgtctctttcaaaaataaataaacattaaaagaaaacacattcaaaCCTGGCTCcagctctgcccccctccctgtggGATGTAAGTCACCCCCATTTCAGGACCATTTTGCCTCTCTGTGAAGTAAGAGCATTGCATCAGACTGGACACCAACTATCCCCTCAGATAGTCGCTTTTCCTTGCAGACTTTGATGCTGTGACACTCTGAAATCCAGACAAGTTTTCTGCACCTGCTTTAAGCCCTGGGTGGGTATGGAGGAGAGGCAGGATCAGTTCATTAGAGCAGCGTCAACCATTTCTTTTGTGGCTTCAGACCATGGATGCACACAGCCCAGGTTAGTTCAGAGATCATTCCTGAACTAGGTGCTGTGCTAGGTGCTAGGGGTGCACACGTGTGCTAAGACACAGGGTGCTTGTTCCCAGCTCCTCCCCCAAGAACCTAGCTCAAGAAGTTGAGTCGTCTTAGCCGACCActtcaaaataacaccagcaatgACAGGCTGGCGGCATGTGGGTACCCAGGGAGCTGTGGGGGCTTATCCTGGATGGGGGGCAGGCGGGTTTGCCACAGGGGGTGGCACCACGGCTGTTTCTGAGCACTGGTCAGCTGCGTGAATACAGGATTAAGAAAGGCATTTCCATCAGGGGGCGCTGGAGCTGGCCAGCAGGGGCCGGGCGTGGAGGGGACCACAGGTCCTCGACAGAGCTTCCCTGGAGAGACAGACTGTCTGTGGTGAGGCTGGAGAAGGGGCACGGGGCGGGGGCCTTCATCCCAGTGTAGGCTGAGCCCGAGGGGGGAATGCGTGTGTGTCGCATTTCAGATGCAGCATTCCGGCTGCTATGCGCAGGCAGTGTGGTGAGTGGGGAAGGTGAGGGGTGGGCAGGCGTATGGTTAGAAGGCTAGTGTACCTTCTTCCAAGCTCCTGGCACCCCGTAGCGCCTCCTCCCCATTATAGATACCACCGTGGCAGGTGAGCATGCCCAcgtacccctcccccccccgccagcaCAGGGGCATTGAGCAcgttcctctccccacccaggcAGCACAGGGGCATTGAACATAGTAGAGTTGAATTGTTTGGAAAAGAACCATCAGCTTTCACAGGGCCTGGAGAGGTTGACCTGCTGTAGGCAATTTCTGTGCCCCCACCACAGGCTATGTACCTAATCAGTAAAAGATTCCAGGTGTGGTAGGAAAGCTTTTGAAGTGAGGTGGCTTCCTTCCTGGGGTGACCCCCGGTTCTTGGTGCAGGTGGCTAGCAGGGTGCAAAGGGGCTCTTGGGTTAGGTTTGTACTTGCCATCCGGAAGTTGGGAGAGCTGCTCGGAGGAGACCTGTGGAGCCCACGAGCCCTGAGGGCTTCCCTAGCTCCCTCCAAAAGCTCCCGTGGCCTCTCATCCCAGCCAGAACTCACTCACTGTTCCTATTCCTTCCACTGTAAGGGATCCCCAAGGTCCTGGTTTCATAAATTTGAGTCAGGGTATTCACTGACTAATCCCAGAATAATCTGGCCAACCTGATAATCAGGAAAGATCAGCATCCCCTTTGCCTGTCTGGGCTACAACTGTCGTTCTTGGAACTAAATTCCTGCTCCCACCTCTGGAGCCTCCCTGGGGCTGGGCAGACCCCTCTCCATGTGTGGATGCCCCCGGGCACCTACCTTGGCTCTGTCCGGCCGTGGGTCTCCAGGTGCTTCTTGGGTTGATGAACACGCACAGAATGGGGAGCTGGGCTCCAGGGCTCACCCTCATCAGTGCCCTGATCGCGTCCCTTTTATAAAGCCTGGGGTGACGTCTCGTCTCCAGGCATAggcccacctctgcctcctccccgccctcAGACCCCTCAGAGAGCACAGCGTTTGCTGTCTCCCACTGCCTGGCTCTCAGCACTGAAAGCAGCCTCTTTGTCCCCCTTCAGAAGGCCTCCAAGGCTGGCTTTCTGATTCCcactcttccttccatcctccttACCCCCTACACCCCAGACCCACTCAGCAGGAGACCCATTATGCCCCAAATGACATGGAAATGGACtatgtgagggggagggggggaccctGCCCTCTAGACAGGAAGTACAAGCACACCCAGTGTGAAGGAGCAGGAGAAAGGGGGCGGAAGAGAGAAAATCTAGAAGGTGAGCATACCTGGGAAGTGCCAAGGGAATCCAGACGGGTGATTTGCAGGTACAGCATCTGAAGATGCTGCTCGTGGGCTCCCCTCCACACCTCACCATCCCATGGCTTTGTAATCACCGTGTTTGGAGGCAGCGACAGGGCTCCCCTTTGCACCCTGAGCATCTACTCCAGTGCTCGGTGTAGACACAGGGGGCCCTCGTGGATATTTACTAGATGTATGCATTTACATCTATGTAGATGCATTTACATCTACATCTATGTATGCAAATGCATCTATGTATTTACTAGATGTATGCATTGCAAGGGACTCTGGTCTCCATCCTGGGCCTGCAAGAACGCTCTTTACCCTTGGCCGAGGGGCTCCCCAGGACACAGAACATCCCTTCTATCAGGCTTGGGCTCTCTGAAGGCAGGGGCTATGTCTCCGCCCTCAGACGAGAAGCTCTCTGAGCCCAGGTGCTACCTGGAGGGTGTGCCATGCAGGCAGCCGCCTAATTAATGGTTGAGTAGCATTTCCCACCAGCACGCAGGCTGATATCCATCACTGGTCTAATGAGTGAGATAATATGTCTGTAGACCCCTGTTAGCAGTAGGCATTAGGCACAAGGATAAAAATGATAGGCTACGAGAGCAGGCCTGCCCCTCGCCCAGTGGAATGCTGTATGTGTCGGCCTGCCCTGAGTCAGGGACTGGACTTGACAGGCTAGAGACAGTGACTCTGAGTCTCAGACACACTCACAGCCTGGGGATTTAATCTTCGCTCTCCTCCCATAAATACAGGGCAGGATGTAATACCAGCCCCAGTCTGATCGCGGTGGGGCCCCGGATCTCTGTCCGCAGCCATGTCAACAGCCTTTTGAGTTGACTTGGAATCTGAGGTCAGTCATTCaactctgttcttccttctgGACTTGGAGAGGGCTGGGGATGATGGGGAGATGAGTCACTGCAGGGTGGAGGCAGCCCCCACTTCCTTTCCAGCCCCCTCAACCAATGATCCAAGTTCAAGGAGCTCGTCTCTGCTGTTCAGACCATTGAGCTGGTGCCTTGAAGCCTCCGGAACAGCTGTGGGAGCCAAGAATCATTACTTCAGACAAAGAGTGAGCAGCACACTCCATATCTAGGTTATTGTGGAGCGGGCCTTGAGAGCTGGGCCTTGAATACAGATCGGGAGAGGGGGCCACGGGGATGAGCCAGCTGGCTGTAGGGCCTCCCTAAGCTTCTCAGCTCCTATTCTGTCAGAAAATATGCtttagagaaagggaggggcaggggctggggaccGCTGCCCCCTGCGTGCCTCCAGGAGAGGACAGGATCGGCCACCAGCTTCTGTTGTCACTGGCTGTCACACACGCTCTCCATGCCTGGGGCCCAGACTCAGCCAGCTCCCCAGAAATCTCTGGCACTTTCTGGCTGG from Lynx canadensis isolate LIC74 chromosome F1, mLynCan4.pri.v2, whole genome shotgun sequence includes:
- the KISS1 gene encoding metastasis-suppressor KiSS-1, which encodes MNSLVSWQLMLFLCATSFRETFEKVAPVENPLSTGQRLGSQALLAPWEQSPRCAERKTAGAQPNARGASLCPPPESAAGPQRPGLCAPRSRLIPAPRGAVLVQREKDLSAYNWNSFGLRYGKRQTAPPGSVRGGRCAWLSARCGMRAGA